A portion of the Algisphaera agarilytica genome contains these proteins:
- the allE gene encoding (S)-ureidoglycine aminohydrolase → MSDTLPRPEDVAAAKQHPAAQTRTLVSTDYAVIAPDGHVVAPLVGWNHTSGVVLISPSMGSAPRQPRFTQTLVQLTDKSTTTSAAPGVQRFVYVLSGKVRINGQDLTTDGYAWLPPDVPHDLQGVEPGSLLVFEQPYSPLPGTPAPDAVFGQALAQPAEPFMGDQHARLAHLLPDETDARFDFAVNRFTFDPGTPLPFVETHHNEHGLYLQHGQGVYRLGSGPTETWSPITAGDSIWMAAYCPQWFVATGDTPATYLYSKNVNRDPR, encoded by the coding sequence ATGAGTGACACGCTTCCCCGGCCCGAAGACGTTGCTGCAGCGAAGCAGCACCCCGCCGCGCAGACGCGCACCCTCGTAAGCACCGACTACGCGGTGATCGCGCCCGACGGCCACGTCGTCGCCCCCCTCGTGGGCTGGAACCACACCTCTGGCGTCGTGCTCATCAGCCCGAGCATGGGCAGCGCACCACGCCAGCCGCGGTTCACCCAAACCCTCGTGCAGCTGACCGACAAGTCGACAACAACCAGCGCTGCGCCGGGCGTGCAACGCTTTGTCTACGTCTTGTCGGGCAAGGTGCGTATCAACGGCCAGGATCTCACAACCGACGGCTACGCCTGGCTCCCGCCGGATGTGCCTCACGACCTGCAAGGCGTTGAACCCGGAAGCCTGCTCGTCTTCGAACAGCCCTACTCCCCCCTGCCCGGCACGCCCGCGCCCGATGCGGTATTCGGCCAAGCGCTCGCGCAACCCGCCGAGCCGTTCATGGGTGACCAGCACGCCCGCCTGGCGCACCTCCTGCCCGATGAGACGGACGCGCGTTTCGACTTCGCTGTGAACCGCTTCACGTTCGACCCCGGCACGCCGTTGCCCTTCGTGGAGACCCACCACAACGAGCACGGCCTCTACCTCCAGCACGGACAGGGCGTCTACCGCCTCGGCTCCGGCCCCACCGAAACCTGGTCGCCCATTACCGCGGGCGACAGCATCTGGATGGCCGCGTACTGCCCGCAGTGGTTCGTCGCCACCGGCGACACGCCCGCCACCTACCTCTACTCCAAGAACGTCAACCGCGATCCGCGATAG
- a CDS encoding Zn-dependent hydrolase: MDFLMANPATSIRVDALAKRVMQRCDHLSNHTQEPGRITRLFLSPAIRAIHVDLSAWMREIGMDVRTDAAGNLVGRLAASSQPHVEPTLYDKSSDETQVLDAIQPDAPRPVLLLGSHIDTVPNAGKYDGLLGVIVALAVAERLQELQQQLPFDLDVVAFSEEEGVRFSKPYLGSAAIAGRFDPAWLDRRDDRGQTMHSVITEFGLDPAQICNAAYNPQQVLGFIEMHVEQGPVLERLNKPVGVVNAIAGQSRLILRFSGQAGHAGTTPMYPRQDALVSAAHLIAEVQDYGRSIDGLRATVGYVNCHPNVRNVIPGDVEVSLDVRHAMDDVREIAVEALLETATRIANDDGVAVEVLENQPQPATEMDAVLNGVLAQAMEDAGHEPFDLLSGAGHDAVAMADAFPVAMLFVRHPDGVSHNPSERVNEADVAVSIEVLTRAVQRLASQVRESALT; the protein is encoded by the coding sequence ATGGATTTTCTCATGGCCAACCCGGCGACATCGATCCGTGTGGATGCGCTGGCCAAGCGTGTGATGCAGCGCTGCGACCACCTCTCGAACCATACCCAGGAACCCGGGCGGATCACCCGCTTGTTTTTGTCACCGGCGATCCGGGCGATCCACGTCGACCTTTCCGCCTGGATGCGTGAAATCGGCATGGACGTCCGCACCGACGCCGCCGGCAACCTCGTCGGTCGGCTCGCCGCTTCGTCGCAGCCTCACGTCGAGCCGACGCTCTACGACAAGAGCTCAGACGAGACGCAGGTGCTCGACGCCATCCAGCCCGATGCGCCGCGCCCGGTCTTGCTGCTGGGTTCGCACATCGACACCGTGCCGAATGCCGGCAAGTACGACGGGCTGCTGGGCGTGATCGTCGCGCTGGCGGTGGCCGAAAGGCTTCAGGAATTGCAGCAGCAGTTGCCCTTCGATTTGGACGTCGTGGCGTTCAGCGAGGAAGAGGGCGTGCGTTTCTCTAAGCCGTACCTCGGCAGCGCCGCGATCGCCGGCCGGTTCGACCCGGCGTGGCTGGATCGTCGAGACGACCGCGGCCAAACCATGCACAGCGTGATCACCGAGTTCGGCCTCGACCCGGCTCAGATCTGCAACGCCGCGTACAACCCGCAGCAGGTCCTGGGCTTCATCGAGATGCACGTCGAGCAGGGCCCGGTGCTCGAACGCCTGAACAAACCCGTGGGCGTGGTCAACGCCATCGCCGGGCAGAGCCGACTCATCCTCCGCTTCAGCGGGCAGGCAGGGCACGCCGGCACGACACCGATGTACCCCCGGCAAGACGCGCTGGTCAGCGCCGCACACCTCATCGCCGAGGTGCAGGACTACGGCCGATCGATCGACGGCCTCCGCGCGACCGTCGGCTACGTGAACTGCCACCCCAACGTCCGCAACGTCATCCCCGGCGATGTCGAGGTCTCACTCGATGTCCGCCACGCCATGGACGACGTCCGCGAGATCGCGGTCGAAGCGCTGCTCGAGACCGCGACACGTATCGCCAACGACGACGGCGTCGCGGTTGAGGTGCTGGAGAACCAGCCCCAACCCGCCACCGAGATGGACGCGGTGCTCAACGGCGTGCTCGCCCAAGCGATGGAAGACGCGGGGCACGAGCCGTTCGACCTGCTCAGCGGTGCGGGCCACGACGCGGTGGCGATGGCCGACGCGTTTCCCGTGGCGATGCTGTTCGTGCGCCACCCCGACGGCGTCAGCCACAACCCAAGCGAGCGCGTGAACGAGGCCGACGTCGCGGTGTCGATCGAGGTTCTGACGCGTGCGGTGCAGCGGCTGGCCTCGCAGGTACGGGAGTCGGCCCTCACATGA
- a CDS encoding xanthine dehydrogenase small subunit, which yields MRDHLAFYLNGKRHTADGAAAFSTLTDFLRETLGHTGTKVVCAEGDCGACSVLVGRPSCDGSQLVYRTIDACIGFMYQFDRAHLVTIEGLKNQDGTLSPVQDVMVQGHGSQCGFCTPGFVVTMQGLFEDEPAPKPCEGSNGHEGCSALSEEQLRLGLSGNLCRCTGYQQILDAGKAIDPAGVDTMNRRYDSSPMIEDFARLGDESVLIEARQYGETRRVFLPRTLEEAATFRAANPGCKVASGTTDLGVQHNHASPGPGQYPAAILSMTQIDGLDAVTLDHGVLTCGASATWGAIEHAVQDAVPEYHRILTLFGSPQVRNAGTIAGNLANASPIADSIPFHMVMDAELDLVSSRGKRSVKLNDFYLGYKQLDLADDELIAAVRTPLPTPGQRLKLFKVSKRRDMDISTFTAAVLLTFDETGDTLVAARLAYGGVGPTVLRLPETEAYLAGQPFTEDTMRQAGQLARTEITPLSDVRGSADFRLQLAENILVKCYHELSPPTPQPA from the coding sequence ATGCGTGACCATTTGGCCTTCTATCTCAATGGAAAGCGACACACCGCCGATGGCGCGGCGGCGTTCTCCACGCTCACCGATTTCTTGCGCGAAACCCTCGGACACACCGGCACCAAAGTGGTCTGTGCCGAGGGCGACTGCGGGGCGTGCTCGGTGTTGGTCGGTCGGCCGTCGTGCGATGGATCACAATTGGTCTACCGGACCATCGACGCCTGCATCGGGTTCATGTACCAGTTCGACCGCGCCCACCTCGTAACCATCGAGGGCTTGAAGAACCAGGACGGCACGCTCTCGCCGGTGCAGGACGTGATGGTGCAGGGCCACGGCAGCCAATGTGGTTTCTGCACGCCCGGCTTCGTCGTCACGATGCAGGGGTTGTTCGAAGACGAACCCGCGCCCAAACCCTGCGAGGGTTCCAATGGCCACGAGGGGTGCTCGGCTTTGAGCGAAGAGCAGCTCCGCCTGGGTCTGTCGGGCAACCTGTGTCGATGCACCGGCTACCAGCAGATCCTGGACGCGGGCAAGGCCATCGACCCGGCGGGGGTCGACACGATGAATCGGCGCTACGACTCTTCGCCGATGATCGAAGACTTTGCCCGCCTCGGCGACGAGTCTGTCTTGATCGAAGCCCGGCAGTACGGCGAGACACGGCGGGTCTTCCTGCCGCGCACGCTCGAAGAAGCCGCCACGTTCCGAGCGGCGAACCCCGGCTGCAAAGTCGCGTCGGGCACGACCGACCTCGGGGTGCAGCACAACCACGCCTCGCCGGGGCCGGGCCAGTACCCCGCGGCGATCTTGAGTATGACGCAAATCGATGGTCTGGACGCGGTCACCCTCGACCACGGGGTGCTTACCTGCGGCGCCAGCGCGACGTGGGGAGCGATCGAACACGCGGTGCAGGACGCGGTGCCCGAGTACCACCGCATCCTCACGCTCTTCGGCAGCCCGCAGGTGCGCAACGCCGGCACCATCGCGGGCAACCTCGCCAACGCCTCGCCGATCGCGGACTCGATCCCGTTCCACATGGTGATGGACGCGGAGCTGGACCTGGTTTCCTCGCGAGGCAAACGCAGCGTGAAGCTCAACGACTTCTACCTGGGATACAAACAGCTCGACCTCGCGGATGATGAACTGATCGCCGCGGTCCGCACCCCGCTCCCGACGCCCGGGCAGCGGTTGAAGCTGTTCAAAGTGTCCAAGCGCCGCGACATGGATATCAGCACGTTCACCGCCGCGGTGCTGCTGACGTTCGATGAGACCGGCGACACGCTCGTCGCTGCACGCCTGGCCTACGGCGGTGTCGGGCCGACCGTGTTACGCCTGCCCGAGACCGAGGCGTATCTCGCCGGGCAGCCGTTCACGGAAGACACCATGCGTCAGGCCGGCCAACTCGCCCGCACCGAAATCACACCGTTGTCGGATGTGCGCGGCAGCGCCGACTTCCGCCTGCAACTGGCCGAGAACATCCTCGTGAAGTGTTACCACGAGCTCTCGCCCCCAACACCGCAGCCGGCTTGA